The Carboxydocella sporoproducens DSM 16521 genome has a segment encoding these proteins:
- a CDS encoding methylated-DNA--[protein]-cysteine S-methyltransferase gives MEIIRWSEMLSPIGPLVLVSTEKGLCRLVLPGEGQATLLNWLNRKWTEEIVVERNLKAHQQAIEQLGAYFAGELQQFDLPLDVSGSPFQLQVWQELQKIPYGETRTYQEIATNIGKPRAVRAVGQANNRNPIPVIIPCHRVIGKSGALVGYGGGLEVKLYLLGLEGAPGFSG, from the coding sequence ATGGAAATCATACGCTGGTCAGAAATGTTAAGTCCCATTGGGCCGCTGGTCCTGGTCAGTACGGAAAAGGGGCTCTGTCGCCTGGTTTTGCCGGGAGAAGGACAGGCTACTTTACTGAACTGGTTAAATCGGAAATGGACTGAGGAGATAGTGGTGGAACGCAACCTCAAAGCCCACCAGCAGGCAATAGAACAGCTGGGCGCTTATTTTGCCGGAGAGCTGCAACAATTTGACCTGCCGCTGGATGTAAGTGGTAGCCCATTCCAACTGCAGGTCTGGCAGGAACTGCAGAAAATCCCCTATGGCGAAACTCGAACCTACCAGGAGATCGCTACCAATATCGGCAAACCGCGAGCAGTCAGGGCCGTGGGACAGGCCAACAACAGAAACCCCATACCCGTCATCATCCCCTGTCACCGCGTAATCGGCAAATCAGGGGCACTGGTTGGGTATGGGGGTGGACTGGAGGTCAAGCTCTATTTGCTGGGCCTGGAAGGGGCCCCGGGTTTTAGTGGCTAG
- a CDS encoding 3'-5' exonuclease, producing MMLRAWLGRTSRLMGFETAGGDRACDSLILTEVKEKLKKFQEQRHNPQTPLREMEFVVFDLETTGLYPFSGDTITSIGAVLIKNGEICPEHSFQELVNPGRPIPPLVTQITGIDNEMVAEADDFLTVFNRFLDFCGNRMLIAHNSDFDLAFINIQLKKALKTKFKPVILDTVVLAMALQPYRSSYTLDSLCTAWQIKTPLRHTALGDALITSRLFLTFLQEFQQRGIKTVGDLLSLLHWRNLL from the coding sequence CGGGAGGAGATAGAGCCTGTGACTCCCTGATTTTGACCGAGGTTAAGGAAAAATTGAAGAAATTCCAGGAACAGCGCCACAATCCCCAGACACCGCTACGGGAAATGGAATTTGTTGTTTTTGATCTGGAAACCACCGGGTTGTATCCCTTTAGCGGTGATACCATCACCTCTATCGGTGCTGTTCTAATCAAAAATGGTGAAATCTGCCCTGAACATTCCTTTCAGGAGCTGGTCAATCCCGGTCGTCCCATTCCACCGCTGGTCACCCAGATTACCGGTATCGATAATGAAATGGTGGCTGAGGCCGATGATTTTCTGACGGTCTTCAACCGTTTCCTTGACTTCTGCGGGAACCGGATGCTGATCGCCCATAATTCCGATTTTGACCTGGCTTTTATTAATATCCAGTTGAAAAAAGCTTTAAAAACCAAATTCAAGCCAGTTATCCTCGATACGGTAGTTCTGGCCATGGCCCTGCAGCCCTATCGCAGTTCCTATACCCTGGATAGCCTCTGTACCGCCTGGCAAATAAAAACCCCCCTGCGCCATACGGCACTGGGGGATGCGCTGATCACCAGCCGCTTGTTTTTGACTTTTCTGCAGGAATTTCAGCAACGGGGAATCAAAACCGTGGGTGACTTGCTCAGCCTCTTGCACTGGCGCAACCTGCTCTAG
- the larA gene encoding nickel-dependent lactate racemase — MEVKLAYGKDKLQVELNPKGYCQIITPRSLPGVSDPLAEISRALAEPIGTSPLAELLRERQPQKVVIVVNDVTRPTPYEVMLPPLVAELERAGIGDEQVTLVVATGSHRANTEEENRASFGEEICRRFNIISHDCDRDLVAIGRLSDGQELVINRLVAEADFIITTGLITMHYIAGFSGGRKSILPGVAARNLIQYNHSLMTDPRACAGNWRTNPVHWLMLEAARLVGVDFILNVVTNEKKEIVQAVAGDLEQAWLAGVETCRQMSMVTVPRAADVVLVSAGGHPKDINLYQAQKALEAAAAATRPGGTIILLARCREGLGEHTFEKWMLEAETLEDIFRRFEQGFVLGGHKAYAIARVLQEKQVILISDLGKELTESLFMRYADSIPTALLQVEEQYGQDYSLLVIPDGSQVQPEVASA; from the coding sequence TTGGAAGTAAAACTGGCTTATGGAAAGGATAAACTTCAGGTTGAGCTGAATCCGAAGGGATATTGCCAGATTATTACACCCAGATCTTTGCCGGGAGTGAGTGATCCTCTAGCTGAGATCAGCCGGGCGCTGGCTGAGCCCATTGGAACTTCGCCTCTGGCAGAGCTCCTCAGGGAGCGGCAGCCGCAAAAGGTTGTAATTGTTGTCAATGATGTTACCCGGCCCACACCCTATGAGGTGATGTTGCCACCGCTGGTAGCTGAGCTGGAAAGGGCCGGGATCGGGGATGAACAGGTGACCCTGGTGGTGGCGACCGGGAGTCACCGGGCCAATACGGAAGAAGAAAATCGGGCCAGCTTTGGGGAAGAAATTTGCCGGCGTTTTAATATCATTAGCCATGACTGTGACCGGGATCTGGTAGCCATCGGACGCCTGTCCGATGGACAAGAGCTGGTTATTAACCGTCTGGTGGCTGAAGCGGATTTTATCATCACCACCGGCCTGATTACCATGCATTATATCGCCGGGTTCTCCGGTGGCCGCAAATCCATTCTCCCCGGGGTGGCAGCTCGCAATCTGATTCAGTACAATCACAGCCTCATGACCGATCCCCGCGCCTGTGCCGGCAACTGGCGCACTAATCCGGTCCACTGGCTGATGCTGGAGGCCGCGCGCCTGGTGGGTGTGGATTTTATCCTCAATGTAGTGACCAATGAGAAAAAGGAAATCGTGCAGGCAGTGGCCGGTGACCTGGAACAGGCCTGGCTGGCCGGAGTGGAAACCTGCCGCCAGATGAGTATGGTCACAGTACCTCGGGCCGCTGATGTGGTGCTGGTCAGTGCCGGTGGCCATCCCAAGGACATCAATCTCTACCAGGCCCAAAAGGCCCTGGAGGCAGCGGCAGCTGCCACCCGGCCGGGCGGAACCATCATCCTGCTGGCCCGCTGCAGGGAAGGACTGGGCGAACATACTTTTGAAAAATGGATGCTGGAAGCAGAGACTCTGGAAGATATTTTCCGCCGTTTTGAACAGGGGTTTGTCCTGGGCGGACACAAGGCCTATGCTATCGCCAGGGTCTTACAGGAAAAACAGGTAATTTTAATCTCAGATCTGGGAAAAGAGTTGACGGAGAGCCTCTTTATGCGTTATGCTGACAGTATCCCGACTGCACTGCTGCAGGTAGAAGAACAATACGGACAGGATTATTCCCTGCTGGTTATTCCCGATGGCAGCCAGGTGCAGCCGGAAGTTGCTTCAGCATAG